Proteins from one Malaya genurostris strain Urasoe2022 chromosome 2, Malgen_1.1, whole genome shotgun sequence genomic window:
- the LOC131429661 gene encoding zinc finger protein 567-like translates to MTTKIYTLACRICTQADTDDMDSLYDVTTEGWTPAQLIEDCFGITMNSEDGLPTKYCQNCKEDLIGAIRFHTRLQESEAKFIDLIAMPKIEINEPIDGTISSVFISEMFIKTEDDDQSDCEEMPLNDESSLEEIETNEPQKYKTQNKRRKKKWLSNEDVSKSDIELAVDASVDQKPTVEEVEPDTSKPAKKRWTEFKFSDSLSSDDNFSDYDSAQSSDSDAEEKPKKKRLYYGVKADSLPKRCCGCKDMPLDSHEKVQEHSDKYHYRYRITNTREIEENPFECPNCYKRFDSKKEFLRHQRKMYVERLHPCPKCDEEFANHYVLQRHLKLYHKKKMIIERMEELRQESHICCACKKKFDSNELLKAHADEVHVKERNTYEGDFEFECEVCYRRFKTRQSMKVHQYRMFKGKKFICALCGKAFKEKAFLRDHENSHRREKPYECPKCDARFSIKGSYDAHVRLHDAKDEFKCEYCGRGFRTKSLLKGHLTVHSEDRPFKCHLCPITFTQQRLLDSHIEFHLGNKPFKCQQCPASYRYQRDLRGHIREKHEGILSFQCTYCPKAFNRKKPLLVHLKTHEAI, encoded by the exons ATGACTACGAAGATATATACGTTGGCTTGTCGTATCTGCACCCAAGCAGATACGGACGATATGGACTCCCTGTACGATGTAACAACAGAAGGATGGACGCCTGCCCAATTAATTGAGGATTGTTTTGGTATCACG ATGAATTCGGAAGATGGACTACCAACAAAGTATTGTCAAAATTGCAAGGAAGATTTAATAGGTGCTATTCGTTTTCACACCCGGTTACAGGAGTCCGAAGCCAAGTTCATAGATCTGATCGCTATGCCGAAGATTGAAATAAA TGAACCAATTGATGGCACCATTTCATCAGTATTTATTTCGGAAATGTTTATCAAAACCGAGGATGACGACCAATCGGATTGTGAAGAAATGCCATTAAATGACGAGTCCTCATTGgaagaaattgaaacaaatgaaCCACAAAAGTATAAGACGCAGAACAAACGCAGGAAGAAAAAATGGTTATCAAATGAAGATGTCTCTAAATCAGACATTGAATTGGCAGTAGACGCTTCTGTTGATCAGAAACCTACTGTTGAAGAAGTAGAACCAGATACTTCGAAACCGGCTAAAAAGCGATGGACGGAATTTAAATTCTCAGACAGTTTATCTAGTGATGATAATTTCTCTGATTATGATAGTGCACAAAGTTCCGACAGCGACGCAGAAGAGAAACCTAAGAAAAAGCGACTGTATTACGGAGTGAAAGCTGATTCACTACCGAAACGGTGTTGTGGTTGTAAGGATATGCCTTTGGACAGTCACGAAAAAGTGCAAGAGCATTCCGATAAATATCACTATAGATATCGAATAACTAACACGagagaaattgaagaaaatccgtTTGAATGTCCAAACTGCTATAAACGGTTCGATTCAAAAAAAGAATTTCTACGTCATCAACGTAAAATGTATGTTGAAAGATTGCATCCGTGCCCTAAGTGCGACGAAGAGTTTGCAAATCATTATGTACTGCAAAGACATCTCAAACTGTATCATAAGAAGAAGATGATAATTGAAAGAATGGAAGAGTTGCGCCAGGAATCACATATCTGCTGTGCTTGTAAGAAAAAGTTTGATTCTAATGAACTTCTGAAGGCACACGCGGATGAAGTGCATGTGAAAGAACGCAACACGTATGAAGGGGATTTCGAGTTCGAATGCGAAGTTTGTTACCGGCGCTTCAAAACTCGACAGTCTATGAAAGTTCATCAATATAGAATGTTCAAAGGAAAGAAGTTTATTTGTGCCCTTTGTGGAAAAGCCTTTAAAGAAAAGGCTTTTCTTCGAGACCACGAAAATTCTCATCGACGAGAAAAACCATACGAATGTCCTAAATGCGATGCACGTTTTTCTATCAAAGGATCTTATGATGCACACGTGAGATTGCACGATGCAAAGGACGAATTCAAATGTGAATACTGTGGTCGTGGATTTCGGACAAAAAGTCTACTAAAAGGACATCTGACTGTTCATTCCGAGGATCGTCCGTTTAAATGCCATCTGTGTCCAATCACTTTTACACAACAACGACTGTTGGATTctcatattgaatttcatctaggCAATAAACCGTTCAAGTGCCAGCAATGTCCGGCGTCGTATCGATACCAACGAGACTTGAGAGGCCATATTCGTGAGAAGCACGAGGGCATACTAAGTTTCCAGTGCACGTATTGCCCTAAAGCATTTAATCGAAAGAAGCCATTGCTAGTGCATCTTAAAACGCATGAAGCTATCTAA
- the LOC131429662 gene encoding zinc finger protein OZF-like produces the protein MALLEINQQPCRVCSESRNNIVSLDHIVDGKSIVEMLRFCVKLEIHQKDGLPYHCCDDCKTDLLVAYKFMVRCLNSETIFRSRVKEGEFFSLQFEQINVKNEEFDTIKYNFDSQTGTETVSKHNANSVEQRRAGEDCSSSTNPETEILSDHYIELEQRSDNEVEEGNIQFAVNHCDQFGEKNLKPRRRQYLRMETLIPKRCCKCKTRLQSMDEAEKHSKVHIDARIDDPQKVKARPFECPICFRRYTKRRALVMHQRQMYIEKLFHCQDCNEEFLTETELKDHKESHSKHKMGRKGQLPKCCACYAQFETDELVKQHAIEIHLPESKTTIGDSENQFTCDVCFRRYKTKRVLLDHKSKPYRTKQYQCSQCGRIFRDKCALSDHERCHQGEQPFVCPVCSKRFAIKDSFRKHVRSHTIEEDRFKCEICSKGFKTKGNLKDHHITHSSDYRPLNCSLCSANFARKSCLKSHMRMHTGEKPFKCDMCDASYAFSSDLKRHVMAHKGIKPYICNVCGRGYPRQDYLRKHVSSHFATN, from the exons ATGGCTTTGTTGGAAATCAACCAACAGCCATGTCGCGTTTGTTCTGAATCTCGAAATAACATCGTTTCTCTAGATCATATTGTTGATGGAAAGTCTATAGTTGAAATGTTAAGATTTTGTGTAAAACTCGAG ATCCACCAAAAAGATGGGCTTCCCTATCATTGCTGTGATGATTGCAAAACGGATTTATTAGTAGCATACAAATTTATGGTACGGTGTCTTAATTCCGAAACTATCTTCCGAAGTCGTGTGAAAGAGGGAGAATTTTTCTCACT GCAATTCGAGCAGATCAATGTTAAAAATGAAGAGtttgatacaataaaatataattttgatagtCAAACGGGCACTGAAACAGTATCGAAACATAATGCCAACAGTGTCGAACAAAGAAGAGCCGGGGAAGATTGTAGCAGTTCCACAAACCCTGAAACGGAAATTCTGTCAGATCACTACATTGAACTTGAACAGAGAAGTGATAATGAAGTTGAAGAAGGAAATATTCAATTCGCCGTCAACCATTGTGATCAATTCGGAGAAAAAAACCTGAAACCCAGACGCAGGCAGTATTTGAGAATGGAAACCTTAATACCAAAGCGTTGTTGCAAATGTAAAACACGTTTACAAAGTATGGATGAGGCAGAGAAACATTCGAAAGTACATATTGATGCACGGATTGACGATCCACAAAAAGTAAAAGCTCGACCTTTCGAATGTCCGATCTGTTTCCGGCGTTATACAAAAAGAAGAGCTTTAGTGATGCACCAGCGACAAATGTATATTGAAAAGTTATTCCATTGTCAGGATTGCAACGAAGAATTTTTAACCGAAACTGAGCTGAAAGATCATAAAGAGTCTCATAGCAAACATAAAATGGGAAGAAAAGGACAATTACCTAAATGCTGTGCTTGTTACGCTCAGTTCGAGACTGACGAACTAGTAAAACAACATGCCATCGAGATACACCTTCCAGAGAGTAAGACGACAATAGGTGATAGCGAAAATCAATTCACATGCGATGTCTGTTTTCGGCGATACAAAACAAAGCGGGTTTTGTTAGACCACAAATCGAAGCCTTATCGTACTAAGCAGTACCAATGCTCTCAATGCGGAAGAATCTTTCGAGACAAATGTGCTCTTTCGGACCACGAACGATGCCATCAAGGAGAGCAACCATTTGTTTGCCCTGTCTGTTCAAAGCGGTTTGCGATAAAGGACTCATTTAGGAAACATGTTAGATCGCATACAATTGAGGAAGATCGTTTTAAGTGTGAGATTTGTAGTAAAGGGTTCAAAACGAAAGGAAACCTTAAAGATCATCATATTACACACTCCTCTGATTACCGGCCGTTGAATTGCAGTCTTTGTTCTGCAAATTTTGCCCGTAAATCTTGCTTGAAATCACATATGAGAATGCACACAGGTGAGAAACCGTTCAAATGTGACATGTGCGATGCGAGTTACGCTTTTTCTAGTGACCTAAAGCGACATGTTATGGCCCATAAAGGTATAAAACCATATATTTGCAATGTTTGCGGTCGAGGCTATCCCAGACAAGATTATTTACGAAAACACGTTTCATCGCATTTCGCAACTAATtga